Proteins from a genomic interval of Piscinibacter sp. HJYY11:
- the rpoH gene encoding RNA polymerase sigma factor RpoH: protein MNASTASALTVRDPWSLVPSLGNLDAYISAVNRIPLLTQEEEHTHARKLREHGDVESAGKLVLSHLRLVVSISRQYLGYGLPHGDLIQEGNVGLMKAVKRFDPDQGVRLVSYAMHWIKAEIHEYILRNWRMVKVATTKAQRKLFFNLRSMKQSLKEESVDGATHRSTLTQGEADTVAERLNVKREEVLEMETRMSGGDVALEPQSDDGEESYAPIAYLADDSTEPTRVIESHRRDWLASDGIAQALDALDARSRRIVEERWLKVNDDSSGGMTLHDLASEYGVSAERIRQIEVAAMKKMRKALAQDA from the coding sequence ATGAACGCTTCCACCGCATCTGCTCTGACCGTCCGGGACCCGTGGTCGCTGGTGCCGTCGCTCGGCAACCTCGACGCGTACATCTCGGCCGTGAACCGCATCCCCCTGCTCACGCAGGAGGAAGAACACACCCACGCCCGCAAGCTGCGCGAGCACGGTGACGTCGAGTCCGCCGGGAAGCTGGTGCTCTCGCACCTGCGCCTGGTGGTGTCGATCTCGCGCCAGTACCTCGGCTATGGACTGCCCCACGGGGACCTGATCCAGGAAGGCAACGTCGGCCTGATGAAAGCCGTCAAGCGCTTCGACCCCGACCAGGGCGTGCGCCTGGTGAGCTACGCCATGCATTGGATCAAGGCCGAGATCCACGAGTACATCCTGCGCAACTGGCGCATGGTGAAGGTGGCCACGACCAAGGCCCAGCGCAAGCTGTTCTTCAACCTGCGCTCGATGAAGCAGAGCCTGAAGGAAGAGTCGGTCGACGGCGCCACCCACCGCAGCACCCTGACGCAGGGCGAGGCGGACACGGTGGCCGAGCGCCTGAACGTGAAGCGCGAGGAAGTGCTGGAGATGGAAACCCGCATGTCCGGCGGCGACGTGGCGCTGGAGCCGCAGTCCGACGACGGGGAAGAAAGCTATGCGCCCATCGCCTACCTCGCCGACGACAGCACCGAACCCACGCGCGTGATCGAGAGCCACCGCCGCGACTGGCTGGCCAGCGACGGCATTGCCCAGGCGCTCGACGCGCTCGACGCTCGCAGCCGCCGCATCGTCGAGGAGCGCTGGCTCAAGGTCAACGACGACAGCTCCGGCGGCATGACGCTGCACGACCTGGCGAGCGAATACGGCGTCAGCGCCGAGCGCATCCGCCAGATCGAAGTGGCGGCGATGAAGAAGATGCGCAAGGCGCTGGCACAAGACGCCTGA
- a CDS encoding CHASE domain-containing protein, which translates to MRRTPHASERPMTPAAPFRPTPHWPLALVGTALAYGIAGWMALWLAIPPGYASPLYPAAGIALASVLTFGWRMLAGVALGSLSINMLMALQHGEATLGPLVLAPLCMALGATLQAWVGALLVRRFASHPLTLSEPHDILVFFGLGAVASCTVSATVGVLTMYLFLGHPADTLWFTWCVWASGDTLGVLIGAPAVLTLIGQPRSEWVSRRWTVGFTLVVATVLTALGVKQIARWADARMLASFERDAVHASSSLAARMQYPLHALEAIRGVFLASDSVTRDEMRRATMAWLTPGSQLQAMGWAELMMRPEAAAYEAQVRATDFPAFTVFDRKDSGSIADDRLAVMRYIEPYEVNAGALGVNIRSIPEARAAVDAAVRTDSPAATAGFRATQNLGDETIVVIYQALYRGLPTTVSERTSAARGIVFVTLRMDAALASFRSSLPHYLKVCIVDTDPVATRRRLAGPAGCETVQNDLLHVRPLAFAGRQWDLRISALRSEMPDLRELDALLFSLVGLLATAMLGALLLTVTGRTRRIEAAVQDRTAALQREIAERERTEVDLRESEQRFRNILNNVPIGVVYTDLQGHVQQVNPRFCELTGYSADELMGMDLATLTHPEDRPQHIELSAQLVRGDIPMYRRQARYLTRDRRMVWAQSVGTLLRDAQGAPYRIVGVVEDITEHLRLAEAERAREIAEAANLAKSEFLSRMSHELRTPLNAMLGFAQLLELDQNHPLPAAQRPWVAQIQGAGWHLLDMINDVLDLSRIESGTLNLQPDRLDLREVIASALPLVEQDARRRNIQVTQDVPDDAARVIGDSTRVKQILINLLSNAVKYNSDGGRIHITARCVQIDVIEIVVSDTGLGMTSQQLEQLFQPFNRLGRERSGMEGTGIGLVISQRLAELMGGALRARSMAGAGSSFILTLPRADRPDTAPGPLDALNEGSTTYHQRRVHYVEDNETNVEVMRGILLRRPQVHFSVSVTGLDGLAAIRTQRPDLVLLDMHLPDIDGLELLRHLKSDASTAEIPVVVVSADALASQIEGAMQAGAFHYLTKPVSVAELLSVVDSVLEGAETRFG; encoded by the coding sequence ATGCGCCGCACCCCCCACGCCAGTGAACGCCCGATGACGCCTGCAGCGCCTTTTCGACCAACGCCCCACTGGCCGCTCGCGCTGGTCGGCACGGCGCTGGCCTATGGCATCGCGGGCTGGATGGCGCTGTGGCTGGCCATTCCGCCGGGCTACGCCTCCCCCCTGTACCCCGCCGCCGGCATTGCGCTCGCGAGCGTCCTGACCTTCGGCTGGCGCATGCTGGCCGGCGTGGCGCTGGGCTCGCTGTCCATCAACATGCTGATGGCCTTGCAGCATGGCGAGGCGACGCTCGGCCCCTTGGTCCTCGCGCCGCTGTGCATGGCGCTCGGCGCCACGCTGCAGGCGTGGGTGGGCGCCTTGCTGGTGAGGCGCTTCGCCAGCCATCCGCTCACCCTGAGCGAGCCGCACGACATCCTCGTCTTCTTCGGGCTGGGCGCCGTGGCCTCCTGCACCGTGAGCGCGACCGTTGGCGTGCTCACGATGTACCTCTTCCTCGGGCACCCGGCCGACACCCTCTGGTTCACCTGGTGCGTGTGGGCCTCGGGTGACACGCTCGGTGTGCTGATCGGCGCGCCGGCCGTGCTCACGCTCATCGGCCAGCCGCGCAGCGAATGGGTGTCGCGGCGCTGGACCGTCGGCTTCACGCTCGTCGTGGCCACCGTGTTGACCGCCCTCGGTGTGAAGCAGATCGCCCGCTGGGCCGACGCCCGCATGCTGGCGAGCTTCGAGCGCGACGCGGTGCATGCGTCGTCGAGCCTGGCGGCCCGGATGCAGTATCCGCTGCATGCGCTGGAGGCGATCCGTGGCGTCTTCCTCGCCTCCGACAGCGTGACGCGCGATGAGATGCGCCGCGCGACCATGGCCTGGCTCACGCCCGGGTCGCAGTTGCAAGCCATGGGCTGGGCCGAGCTGATGATGAGGCCCGAAGCGGCTGCCTACGAGGCGCAGGTGCGGGCCACCGACTTCCCGGCGTTCACCGTCTTCGACCGCAAGGACAGCGGCTCGATCGCCGACGACCGGCTCGCGGTCATGCGCTACATCGAGCCCTACGAGGTCAACGCGGGCGCCCTCGGCGTCAACATCCGCTCGATCCCCGAAGCGCGCGCAGCCGTCGACGCCGCCGTGCGCACCGACAGCCCGGCCGCCACCGCCGGCTTCCGTGCCACGCAGAACCTGGGCGACGAAACCATCGTCGTCATCTACCAGGCCCTGTACCGCGGGCTGCCCACGACCGTGAGCGAGCGCACCAGCGCCGCGCGTGGCATCGTCTTCGTCACCTTGCGCATGGATGCGGCGCTCGCGTCGTTCCGCTCCAGCCTGCCGCACTACCTGAAGGTCTGCATCGTCGACACCGACCCCGTCGCCACGCGCCGCCGCCTGGCCGGCCCCGCCGGTTGCGAAACGGTGCAGAACGACCTGCTGCATGTGCGGCCGCTGGCTTTCGCCGGGCGACAGTGGGACCTGCGCATCTCGGCCCTGCGCAGCGAGATGCCCGACTTGCGCGAGCTCGATGCACTGCTCTTCTCGCTGGTCGGCCTGCTCGCCACCGCGATGCTGGGCGCCCTGCTGCTCACCGTGACCGGCCGCACCCGCCGCATCGAGGCCGCGGTGCAGGACCGCACCGCCGCCTTGCAGCGCGAGATCGCCGAGCGCGAGCGCACCGAGGTCGACCTGCGCGAGAGCGAGCAGCGCTTCCGCAACATCCTCAACAACGTGCCCATCGGCGTGGTCTACACCGACCTTCAGGGCCATGTTCAGCAGGTCAACCCCCGCTTCTGCGAGCTCACGGGCTACAGCGCCGACGAGCTGATGGGCATGGACCTGGCCACGCTCACCCACCCCGAAGACCGGCCGCAGCACATCGAGCTCTCAGCGCAGCTGGTGCGTGGCGACATCCCCATGTACCGCCGCCAGGCCCGCTACCTCACGCGCGACAGGCGCATGGTGTGGGCCCAGTCGGTGGGCACGCTGCTGCGCGACGCGCAGGGCGCGCCCTACCGCATCGTCGGCGTGGTGGAAGACATCACCGAGCACCTGCGGCTCGCCGAGGCGGAGCGCGCTCGAGAGATCGCCGAGGCGGCCAACCTGGCCAAGAGCGAGTTCCTTTCGCGCATGAGCCACGAGCTGCGCACGCCGCTCAACGCGATGCTGGGCTTTGCGCAGCTGCTCGAGCTCGACCAGAACCACCCGCTGCCCGCGGCGCAGCGGCCCTGGGTGGCGCAGATCCAGGGCGCCGGCTGGCACCTGCTGGACATGATCAACGACGTGCTGGACCTGTCGCGCATCGAGTCGGGCACGCTCAACCTGCAGCCCGACCGGCTGGACCTGCGCGAGGTCATCGCGAGCGCCCTGCCGCTCGTCGAGCAGGACGCCCGGCGCCGCAACATCCAGGTCACGCAAGACGTGCCGGACGACGCCGCACGTGTCATCGGCGACAGCACCCGCGTCAAGCAGATCCTGATCAACCTGCTGTCCAACGCCGTCAAGTACAACAGCGACGGCGGCCGCATCCACATCACGGCGCGCTGCGTCCAGATCGACGTGATCGAGATCGTGGTGTCCGACACCGGGCTCGGCATGACGTCGCAGCAGCTCGAGCAGCTCTTCCAGCCCTTCAACCGCCTGGGCCGCGAACGCTCGGGCATGGAAGGCACGGGCATCGGGCTCGTCATCAGCCAGCGCCTGGCCGAGCTGATGGGGGGTGCGCTGCGGGCCCGCAGTATGGCCGGCGCCGGCTCGTCGTTCATACTGACCCTGCCCCGTGCCGACCGGCCCGACACCGCGCCGGGGCCGCTCGATGCCTTGAACGAAGGCTCCACCACCTACCACCAGCGGCGCGTGCACTACGTCGAAGACAACGAGACCAACGTCGAGGTGATGCGCGGCATCCTGCTGCGCCGGCCGCAGGTGCACTTCAGCGTCTCCGTCACGGGCCTGGATGGCCTGGCGGCCATCCGCACCCAGCGGCCGGACCTGGTGCTGCTCGACATGCACCTGCCCGACATCGACGGGCTGGAGTTGCTGCGCCATCTGAAGTCAGATGCCTCCACGGCGGAAATTCCCGTGGTGGTGGTCTCGGCCGACGCCCTGGCCTCGCAGATCGAGGGGGCGATGCAGGCGGGGGCCTTCCACTACCTCACCAAGCCGGTCAGCGTGGCCGAGTTGCTGTCGGTGGTCGATTCGGTGCTGGAAGGGGCTGAGACCAGATTTGGCTAG
- the ychF gene encoding redox-regulated ATPase YchF — MSLKCGIVGLPNVGKSTLFNALTKAGIAAENYPFCTIEPNVGVVELPDPRLQKLAEIVKPERIVPAIVEFVDIAGLVAGASKGEGLGNQFLAHIRETDAIVNVVRCFDDENVIHVAGKVDPIADIEVIQTELCLADLGTVEKTLQRSLKAAKSGNDKEAAKLVAVLQKCQAALDEAKPVRSIAFSKEELVVLKPLCLITAKPAMFVGNVDEHGFENNPYLDRLRTYAESQKAPVVAICAKTEAEMAEMSDEDKEIFLADMGQSEPGLNRLIRAAFSLLGLQTYFTAGVKEVRAWTIHIGDTAPQAAGVIHTDFERGFIRAQTIGYDDFVAYKGEQGAKDAGKMRAEGKEYVVKDGDVMNFLFNV; from the coding sequence ATGAGCCTCAAATGCGGCATCGTGGGCCTGCCCAACGTCGGCAAGTCCACCCTCTTCAATGCGCTGACCAAAGCCGGCATTGCGGCCGAGAACTACCCCTTCTGCACCATCGAGCCCAACGTGGGCGTGGTGGAGCTGCCCGACCCGCGCCTGCAGAAGCTGGCCGAGATCGTGAAGCCCGAGCGCATCGTGCCGGCGATCGTCGAGTTCGTCGACATCGCGGGCCTGGTGGCCGGCGCGTCCAAGGGCGAAGGCCTCGGCAACCAGTTCCTCGCGCACATCCGCGAGACCGATGCCATCGTCAACGTGGTGCGCTGCTTCGACGACGAGAACGTGATCCACGTGGCCGGCAAGGTCGACCCGATCGCCGACATCGAGGTCATCCAGACCGAGCTCTGCCTGGCCGACCTCGGCACGGTGGAAAAGACGCTGCAGCGCTCGCTGAAGGCCGCCAAGTCGGGCAACGACAAGGAAGCCGCCAAGCTCGTGGCGGTGCTGCAGAAGTGCCAGGCCGCGCTCGACGAAGCCAAGCCGGTGCGCAGCATCGCCTTCAGCAAGGAAGAGCTGGTGGTGCTGAAGCCGCTGTGCCTCATCACCGCCAAGCCGGCCATGTTCGTCGGCAACGTCGACGAGCACGGCTTCGAGAACAACCCCTACCTCGACCGCCTGCGCACCTACGCCGAGAGCCAGAAGGCGCCGGTGGTGGCCATCTGCGCCAAGACCGAGGCCGAGATGGCCGAGATGAGCGATGAAGACAAGGAGATCTTCCTCGCCGACATGGGCCAGAGCGAGCCGGGCCTGAACCGGCTGATCCGCGCCGCCTTCAGCCTGCTGGGCCTGCAGACCTACTTCACCGCCGGCGTGAAGGAAGTGCGTGCCTGGACCATCCACATCGGCGACACCGCCCCGCAGGCCGCCGGCGTGATCCACACCGATTTCGAGCGCGGCTTCATCCGCGCCCAGACGATCGGGTATGACGACTTCGTCGCCTACAAGGGCGAACAGGGGGCCAAGGACGCCGGCAAGATGCGCGCCGAAGGCAAGGAATACGTCGTCAAGGATGGCGACGTGATGAACTTCCTGTTCAACGTCTGA
- a CDS encoding ATP-binding protein — protein MRKDPHQASNSPAARPGTPNITLVARGTALWLFILIAASVLLVWWTETALGQIAHQDRYAYPLIIVCLLGLAALVHWRGRYLVLAQGLGSLMLSLYFIGSVSYMLLVAQNFNTYAAASMSYWLVGVHLLVYATWPLWRALFLCLTVLTLTSLPAVVVHLRDGNPPEWNNTIWPLVVNGFFAQLFVIGALFGIARQLRKLSVLAPPVDSNVDDPTSQPLTVDDVVTRRMRDLESARDQAEQASQAKSRFLAVMSHELRTPLHGVLGAADLLRDPSLAEPNRRELVETVRRGGTHLLHLINDVLDLSRIEAGRLELLNEPFELRACIGRVLETIEPQASAKSLQCRVAVEDSVPAWLRGDEFRLKQILINLLGNAVKFTDTGHVSLALRYEPIVKQVHIHIEDTGIGIERSHQPLVFDAFHQADSGDTRRHAGSGLGLAITRQLVGLMHGTLALQSEPGIGTRVTLRLPLPPTETPNLPPVVNSALAPLSGGLAGLRVLLVDDDAVNTMIATQMLETASIEVHTASSGVEALNQLTRGGFDLVLMDWRMPDMDGLEATRRLRAGEAGEAARQLPVVGLTANAYAEDRAACLEAGMDEVLVKPVGRMRLLQTVQQALEARAAAAHH, from the coding sequence ATGCGCAAGGACCCGCACCAGGCTTCCAACTCCCCCGCTGCGAGACCTGGCACGCCCAACATCACGCTGGTGGCACGTGGCACGGCGCTGTGGCTCTTCATCCTCATCGCGGCCAGCGTCTTGCTGGTGTGGTGGACCGAGACCGCCCTCGGCCAGATCGCCCACCAGGACCGCTACGCCTACCCCCTGATCATCGTGTGCCTGCTGGGCCTCGCCGCGCTGGTGCACTGGCGTGGCCGCTACCTGGTGCTCGCGCAAGGCCTGGGCTCGCTCATGCTGAGCCTCTACTTCATCGGCAGCGTGAGCTACATGCTGCTGGTGGCGCAGAACTTCAACACCTACGCCGCTGCGTCGATGTCGTACTGGCTGGTGGGTGTGCACCTGCTGGTCTATGCGACCTGGCCGCTGTGGCGCGCGTTGTTCCTGTGCCTCACGGTCCTCACGCTCACTTCGCTGCCGGCGGTCGTCGTGCACCTGCGCGACGGCAACCCGCCGGAGTGGAACAACACCATCTGGCCGCTGGTGGTGAACGGCTTCTTCGCGCAGCTCTTCGTGATCGGCGCACTCTTCGGCATCGCACGCCAGCTGCGCAAGCTGTCGGTGCTGGCGCCACCGGTCGACTCCAATGTCGACGACCCGACGAGCCAGCCGCTCACTGTCGACGACGTGGTGACCCGCCGCATGCGCGACCTCGAGTCGGCGCGCGACCAGGCCGAGCAGGCCTCGCAGGCCAAGTCGCGCTTCCTTGCGGTGATGAGCCACGAGCTGCGCACGCCGCTGCACGGGGTGCTCGGCGCGGCCGACCTGCTGCGCGATCCCTCGCTCGCCGAGCCCAACCGGCGCGAGCTGGTGGAGACGGTCCGCCGCGGCGGCACGCACCTGCTGCATCTGATCAACGACGTGCTCGACCTCTCGCGCATCGAGGCCGGGCGGCTGGAGCTGCTCAACGAGCCCTTCGAGCTGCGCGCCTGCATCGGGCGTGTGCTGGAGACCATCGAACCGCAGGCCTCGGCCAAGTCATTGCAGTGCCGCGTGGCGGTGGAAGACAGCGTGCCGGCCTGGCTGCGGGGCGACGAGTTCCGCCTCAAGCAGATCCTCATCAACCTGCTCGGCAATGCGGTGAAGTTCACCGACACCGGGCACGTGAGCCTCGCGCTGCGCTACGAGCCGATCGTCAAGCAGGTGCACATCCACATCGAAGACACCGGCATCGGCATCGAGCGCTCGCACCAGCCGCTGGTGTTCGACGCCTTCCACCAGGCCGACAGCGGCGACACCCGCCGCCATGCCGGCAGCGGCCTGGGGCTCGCCATCACGCGGCAGCTCGTCGGGCTGATGCACGGCACCCTGGCCTTGCAGAGCGAGCCGGGCATCGGAACGCGCGTCACGCTGCGGTTGCCGCTGCCGCCCACCGAAACGCCCAACCTGCCGCCGGTCGTGAACTCGGCGCTGGCCCCGCTGTCGGGTGGCCTCGCCGGGCTGCGCGTGCTGCTGGTGGACGACGACGCCGTCAACACCATGATCGCCACGCAGATGCTGGAGACGGCCTCCATCGAGGTCCACACCGCCAGCTCGGGCGTGGAAGCGCTCAACCAGCTCACCCGCGGCGGCTTCGACCTGGTGCTGATGGACTGGCGCATGCCCGACATGGACGGCCTGGAAGCCACCCGCCGCCTGCGCGCCGGCGAAGCGGGCGAAGCCGCACGCCAGCTGCCGGTGGTGGGGCTCACCGCCAACGCCTACGCCGAAGACCGCGCCGCCTGCCTGGAGGCGGGCATGGACGAGGTGCTGGTGAAGCCGGTCGGCCGCATGCGCCTCCTGCAGACGGTGCAGCAGGCGCTGGAAGCCCGGGCTGCGGCGGCCCACCACTAG
- a CDS encoding pirin family protein, with the protein MDLLQLRPHTKDLGGGFTVRRVLPAAQRQAVGPFLFFDHFGPITAHPSDNHDVRPHPHIGLATVTYLFEGAMMHRDSTGVVQRIEPGAINWMTAGRGIVHSERTPDDLRTVDRRSHGLQLWCAVPAEREEDEPSFSHTPASDIPSTELPGVSVRVMIGEAFGLRSPVPTLSPTLYVDLQLRAGASLPLPAAARERALYAIDQGVELDGQPVPAATMVVLPEGVTPTLSAPQAARVVMVGGEPLGHRHMWWNFVSSRKERIVQAADDWAAQRFPKVPGETEFIPLPEKRP; encoded by the coding sequence ATGGACCTGCTCCAGCTCCGCCCTCACACCAAAGACCTGGGTGGTGGCTTCACCGTGCGCCGCGTGTTGCCCGCCGCCCAGCGCCAGGCGGTGGGCCCCTTCCTGTTTTTCGACCACTTCGGTCCGATCACCGCCCACCCGAGCGACAACCACGACGTGCGGCCCCATCCGCACATCGGCCTCGCGACCGTGACCTACCTCTTCGAGGGCGCGATGATGCACCGCGACAGCACCGGCGTCGTGCAGCGCATCGAGCCCGGCGCCATCAACTGGATGACCGCCGGGCGCGGCATCGTGCATTCGGAGCGCACGCCCGACGACCTGCGCACGGTGGACCGTCGCAGCCATGGCCTGCAGCTGTGGTGCGCCGTTCCCGCGGAGCGCGAGGAAGACGAGCCCTCGTTCTCGCACACGCCGGCGTCGGACATCCCGTCGACCGAGCTGCCCGGCGTGAGCGTGCGCGTGATGATCGGCGAGGCTTTCGGCCTGCGCTCGCCGGTGCCGACCTTGTCGCCCACGCTGTATGTCGACCTGCAGCTGCGCGCCGGTGCCTCGCTGCCGCTGCCGGCGGCGGCCCGTGAACGCGCGCTCTACGCCATCGACCAGGGTGTCGAGCTCGACGGCCAGCCGGTGCCGGCGGCCACGATGGTGGTGTTGCCCGAAGGCGTGACCCCCACGCTCAGCGCCCCGCAAGCGGCGCGGGTGGTGATGGTCGGCGGCGAGCCGCTCGGCCACCGCCACATGTGGTGGAACTTCGTCTCCAGCCGAAAGGAGCGCATCGTGCAGGCCGCCGACGACTGGGCCGCTCAGCGCTTTCCGAAGGTGCCCGGCGAGACCGAATTCATTCCGCTGCCCGAGAAGCGGCCCTGA
- a CDS encoding DMT family transporter codes for MQRLPVSVLFTVCVLVWSTTWYAITFQIGGSTPELGVALRFMLAGACVLAWRAARGETLRFNGRAHLWFALQGVFLYGVSYICVYHAERYLPSGVVAVGYSASPLAGGIGAAWFFGTPLTRRFILGAVLGLAGVALIFWPEFGKTHVGGNTMLGVVFTAGSVFLSTIGSLLASRNGARGLSMWPSLGFGMLYGGAAVLLIALLSGQAFALPSTASWWIALLYLALAGSVLSFACYLTLLERLGAGPAGTIGVMTPILALVISTLFEGYRPDALAGVGVLLAVAGNVLILRKPATPSVRAASRAAE; via the coding sequence ATGCAGCGCCTGCCGGTCTCCGTTCTCTTCACCGTGTGCGTGCTCGTCTGGAGCACGACCTGGTACGCCATCACCTTCCAGATCGGAGGCAGCACCCCGGAGCTCGGCGTGGCCTTGCGCTTCATGCTGGCGGGGGCGTGCGTGCTCGCATGGCGCGCGGCGCGAGGCGAAACCCTGCGCTTCAACGGCCGTGCGCACCTGTGGTTTGCCCTGCAGGGTGTGTTTCTCTACGGCGTGTCGTACATCTGCGTGTACCACGCCGAGCGCTACCTGCCCTCGGGCGTGGTGGCCGTCGGCTACTCGGCCTCGCCACTGGCGGGCGGCATCGGCGCGGCATGGTTCTTCGGCACGCCGCTCACGAGACGCTTCATCCTCGGCGCCGTCCTGGGCCTGGCGGGCGTCGCCCTCATCTTCTGGCCCGAATTCGGCAAGACCCACGTCGGCGGCAACACCATGCTCGGCGTGGTGTTCACCGCCGGCTCGGTGTTCCTGTCGACCATCGGCAGCCTGCTCGCCAGCCGCAACGGCGCACGGGGCCTGTCGATGTGGCCGAGCCTCGGCTTCGGCATGCTCTATGGCGGCGCGGCGGTGCTGCTGATCGCGCTGCTGAGCGGCCAGGCGTTCGCCCTGCCCAGCACCGCCTCATGGTGGATTGCATTGCTCTACCTGGCACTTGCCGGCTCGGTGCTGTCGTTCGCGTGCTACCTGACGCTGCTCGAGCGCCTGGGCGCTGGCCCGGCCGGCACCATCGGCGTGATGACGCCCATCCTCGCGCTGGTGATCTCGACGCTCTTCGAGGGCTACCGGCCCGACGCACTCGCCGGCGTGGGCGTGCTGCTGGCGGTGGCCGGCAACGTGCTCATCCTGCGCAAGCCGGCCACGCCTTCGGTCAGGGCCGCTTCTCGGGCAGCGGAATGA
- a CDS encoding MOSC domain-containing protein yields MSDLNVAISALYVHPIKSCAGIGVRDALLIETGLEFDRAWMVVDTQGRFITQRELPRMALIVPTLKHSELVLRAPGMLALHLALDAVEAPTRVTVWKDEVAAYDMGDLAAQWFSDFLGQKCRLARFDPEQKRLSNKQWTGDLDAENAFSDGYPVLVSSDASLADLNERLVKRGAAPVEMNRFRPNIVLSGLDAFGEDHLDEIRFDTPEGEVVLKLVKPCSRCTIPSVDPATGVQGHEPGDTLSTFRADARLDGAITFAMNAVIVKGIECGLRVGQAGTASYRFD; encoded by the coding sequence GTGAGCGACCTGAACGTGGCGATCTCGGCGCTGTATGTGCACCCGATCAAGAGCTGCGCCGGCATCGGCGTGCGCGACGCGCTGCTGATCGAGACCGGGCTGGAATTCGACCGGGCCTGGATGGTGGTCGACACGCAAGGCCGCTTCATCACACAGCGCGAGCTGCCCCGCATGGCGCTCATCGTGCCCACACTCAAGCACAGTGAGCTGGTGCTGCGGGCGCCCGGCATGCTGGCGCTGCACCTCGCGCTCGATGCGGTGGAAGCGCCGACGCGCGTCACCGTCTGGAAAGACGAGGTCGCCGCCTACGACATGGGCGACCTGGCCGCGCAGTGGTTCAGCGATTTCCTCGGCCAGAAATGCCGCCTGGCCCGCTTCGACCCCGAGCAGAAGCGGCTGTCGAACAAGCAGTGGACTGGTGACCTCGACGCCGAGAACGCCTTCAGCGACGGCTACCCGGTGCTCGTGAGCTCCGACGCCTCGCTCGCCGACCTGAACGAACGCCTCGTCAAGCGCGGCGCCGCGCCCGTCGAGATGAACCGCTTCCGGCCCAACATCGTGCTGTCGGGGCTCGACGCCTTCGGCGAGGACCACCTCGACGAGATCCGCTTCGACACGCCCGAAGGCGAGGTGGTGCTCAAGCTCGTGAAGCCCTGCTCGCGCTGCACCATCCCGAGCGTCGACCCGGCCACCGGCGTGCAAGGCCACGAGCCGGGCGACACGCTGAGCACCTTCCGGGCCGACGCGCGGCTCGATGGCGCGATCACCTTCGCGATGAACGCGGTGATCGTCAAGGGCATCGAGTGCGGGCTGCGTGTGGGGCAGGCGGGGACGGCGAGCTACCGCTTCGACTGA